The Leptidea sinapis chromosome Z, ilLepSina1.1, whole genome shotgun sequence genomic sequence gctatatccaggctaactgccaggccttcccccttgctttcaatagccgccgcccatctatgtgttaggtataccagaagatcacctggaTCACCTTTTTCCTTCATTCCTTGGTTACACCTTTACTACACCACACACATTCAATGTTAATTTATGGTTACGGTGTGAGTGTTGCATAAAATCTTTCTCATATTTTGACCGttaaatctttttaatattattatttttgcttaCAAATGTATATTCTTGtattacactggccttcaaaagtaagtatcacacttttaaaattgggataacgttttaagttcccaagatatactttcgaaataaaaaggactccaaagagaatttaattttgtacattaaaactttatagtcggtaacattcttttaagaattggctgaaaaaaaacttcaaaaacaaaaccattcctttttcaaagtggacgtttccgaattacaattttaccagtcacatttttctttctgttttaaatttttgtcaaGATCGAtggatcttgttttaaaaatttatgctaaaaagcacataacatttatttatcatgcctctttcagttgaagaatgtgctaggaacatggcttttctggaactaggcatcagtatgcgtcgcactgcaagaatggtgggtgtgacggtacgaacggtccagaaggtaaagcaaaggtacgaagagactggacaccatctgaggagacctagtaatggcagacccaggtgtaccagtgcccgagaagatcgttatattatttccactgtgttaagaaatcgccaccaaaatgcagttgaagtccagcaacagctacttcagaccaggagggactacattagtgacagtacagtgagaagaagacttgctgaagcaaatttgaaaccccgaagaccagcgagtggcccaaaactcgagagacagcattgagtagcgagactgcgatacgcccgtgaacacatgcagtgggatgaagaagaatggcaagaattttgtttgtagatGAGTCTCCATTCTCcttttacacttctgatggaaggcgaagtgtttacaggcgacctggtgaacGATACCtacaagcctgcatctcagaaagagtccaatacggtggaggcagtgtacatgtatgggctggcatatcttcagcaggtcgcacagagctagtagccatagaaaatggcaccatcactgggcaaagatatgctcaagagattctcaatgagtatgcagggccgtatttatcACCCATatggtgatggatcgatgctgatgcatgataatgcccggccacacacggctcatatcgtacaagagtatattcaggaggtcggtatcagagtgatggcttggccatcaagaagtcctgatctcaacccgattgaacacgcctgggatgagcttgggaggcaaGTCAGAAATCGCCTACTAAGCTACCTACGCCTaaacctactaccctcagggcactaaagcaggccctggtagaagaatgggagaatattccccaacatcggctccgaaacctagtattcagtatgccaaaccggctcgaagctgtaatcagttttgttgaatttttttacactaaactaaaaatgtctattttcattgttttatcttttttaagttaaaaatgttactaatgtataattttagtttctaagaattaaagcttataaaatttgcaacaaaccGTTTTTAATCtgaaatctctaccttctatagttaagaaaaaaatttaatttgaaaagtgtgatacttacttttgcaggccagtgtatatcacctgtgaaatgtttttttttgcacaGGACCATAGCGCCGCCTTCTTTTTACTATGTAGCGTAAAAGTGCATGTTGTTTGTAATAATAGCAAGTTATTAAAGGGTACCTACCGTAgtcagtgaaattactgggcttatgagtaacatcttatgcctcaaagtGACGTGTGCTAAGATATAAGAGTGTTTTTAGAATCCTAACCAGCTCTGCTCATAATGAGTGTTAATCACTTTTAATGATCATATATTTTGCAATAGAGCAAAGGCGGTCATTATAACTATAACTTGACTACATgatccttaattttttttccttttccaTTTACCTATACGACGAAAAGAGTATATTGAGTATTCAATGACTGACTCACAACTGTTACGTATGAATTGCATGCTGTAACTCATACTAAGCAATCAGCCGATCATTCTCTACAAGAAACACGTTCCTTACGATAATCCTTTAGATTCGAAACGGAAACCTTACATATGATATTCTTCATTTCCTTGAGCCTGTCAACTtcaaattcattattttaatattacaaaatactaCAAGAAGATAATGAGCATTtaagtacaataaaaaatagagattacattttgttatataagcttataaaataatattatattaccgtTAAcattattgcaaataaaaatttaatgatattaaattaaaatcatacaATATAAAGCTTCGACGAGTGTTTGGTTGAATGAGCAGAAAACTCGTTAAAGAAAACGTGGTGCATCCGCTTGTGATGTTTATTACTGCACTCTTTCTTTTGTTTCTGTTATTACAAAACAAACCGTGAAATACTGAAAAGCTTTTTCAATTACaggctttattatttatttctgaaGAATTAGAGTTATTTTACCTCGCAGAAATTGACTCTGAGGTAATGAAACTTACTATTGAAAACACACAAAAAGTTAACAGCATTAATTaagttttgaataaattaaaggTGATAAGGGATATAAAGTCATACTACGCGATAggtaaaattgtttttctcataaaaacaatgttcttaatagttaaaaattaaCCGCGAGAAACCTGAAATGATTCTTGTTGTCTGTCTTGGAGAATTTTGTTGAAGAGTAAAACAAGAATCAATATACAGCGTGGCATTACAATGGCGACAGTAAATAAACATAtggattttacttttttaaagaattgtttatccgtaatcacaaaataatattcaaaatacataattctCGTAAGaacattaattttcaataatatcatttcggaacaccctgtaagtaatctagtagccgcgtaCTAGCGTAGGCATTGATACCTACTTCGTGCTGTCTCATGCGACGACGTGAGTtactaatattttgtttacttttataatatataattgttttaattatagtttGGTAGCTCTATCCGTGTGGTCATTTAATATCGCAATTATGGCGCCACGCTGTATGTATATAGGCGTCATTGCCGCAACAAGTAGAAACTCAGATGAGGCTTGCTTCgagttttgtaattatttatttaattattcctTATAAGAAGTCCTCACTGTACACATACATTTACTTGATTCTTGAGCTattaagaagtttttttttttacgaggaggaaatacatttacataCTTCCTCTGTACACTAagtggcacagggagtgtgggactcaaccacttcgACTATCTTCTACTTAGGTAGAAGTTGgcgaagtttggtaatacccactaaaacctcctcgaaccTCATGAGGTTCCCCTGATTGCGAGGTTTTCCGGGGTCTTtacagggcatttcaccggaaaACCTCGAGGAAAATTTGCCACATTTGGCCGCTTACCGGGTGTCAGGTGGGGCCAGATTCGGAAGGGCATAGCGCCTTCTTCCCCTCCCACCCCGTCCAGTCGCTCTCTGAGCATCAGCTGCGACCCTCTCGCGGGTCCTTTCGACATCCTCCTTCTGCAGCATCACGTGCTCACAGAATTCAGACGCCGCTTTCCAAGCCTCTTCGTTGCCCAGCATGCTCTTCACCACGCTAGGCAACGACAGGTCTGGGCCGAGCACTGACCTCAGGTTGTGACGCCTATACTCCCTGtgcaactaacagttggtaggtatggtcacggtagacggtcgtgccctatataagccagagcgctaaatttcgagtaggcattacttattgtgaattataaggGAAAATTATGTCCTAATCGTCAATGATTATTGGAAttctaagtggaaactttaaaatacagatataaCAGTTTTATTGTGTTCgcttaaattaccaaccccttctgcATATATTTCTTATACTTGATTAAATAAGAATTCTGATTATTGTTACTCTTACAATTATATTGTTTAaccaatatacaaaaataaaagctaatatttagTTGATGCAACTATAAATTTCAATACGCTTTCTAATAACATGCCAACAATATTTGCGGTAAAGCAATGTTTCCATGTTAATAATTAAGGAGCTACATCTAACACAAGTCTGTATTGTTATTTCCTAGCTCGCCTCACAACAATCAAGTTCTCAAACAATCTCAGCTTTGTGGCTTCATGCATCTATATGCACCTCAGTGGATAACTATGTTAATTGATAGATTCCTTACTagattttaacataatatttgggAATATGCGctttttaattagttttgaGATAGTCGTAAAAGTCAATAAAACCATAAGCGTCGTTAAGTAAACAAACAGCGCTCtgaaaatctaatatataaaattctcatgtcgcggtgtttgtagttaaacgaaacggcttgaccgattctcatgaaatttgagtgcatattgggtagttctgagaatcggacaacatttatttttcatccccctaaatgttaagggtggtccacgccaaagttttttttttatttttttttgacattttttttaaattagtttgattatgagtcaggattaaaaaatacatacaacttcaaatttttacacagtgtacaatcaacagttacttttgtatcgcgattttaatatcggcaatacaacgtttgctgggtcagctagtactatatttatttgatatacAGTTAGTACGTCCACGGGGCTCATGTTTATTAAACATCTTAAAATAAGTAGatcttttaaacaaatattgtttCTCGCTTTGccaaacttaatttaatttaaaacaaacgtGTTGTGTTAAAATTTCATCTTATAAGAAGCAGGATATTATATTGTCTACTGTGTAATAAAGTGTGTAATCTATTTTACCTGACAATATATAGTAAAATGTTTAACGTATTTTgctttgcataaaataataaacataagtaAGTTACATGTATGCAGACTAACCCTAATTTGTACGGCGGAATCAGCAGCTGGGTGATGTGGAATTATGTTAATATCAACCTTGTTAAAATTTctaatttaatgtaaaacatACCAAATGCTGAAGTTTGGTTGGCTGGTACATGTAATATTAGCCTCTCAGAAATTCCTAATATTGAACAGCCAACCCAACGTCCCtcttgtttttaaaacaatcgtTTTTTACCTGAAAATATAATCACTTCAAAGaatatatagttttagttatGCTACATAGTATCAACCTTAAATCTTAACATAGGTTGTACTCCTACCTTTGTAACCAGAGCAAGGCAGGAAGTTTTGGACATAACCTTCGCTACGGAAAATCTTGCCAGACATATCCTAAACTGGAAGGTAAGTAATGAAAACTCCATGTCCGACCACAAACACataactttttctttagcagCCACTCCTGACTGCCGAACCATAACCTTTAGGAATCCGAGACGGACTACCTGGGACACCTACCAGGTAAACCTAAGGCGGAACCTAGAATCAATTCCGAAGAGTATCAAGTCCGTAGAGAGCCTTGATCTAGCCGTGTCGGCTCTGACGCAAGGTATTATAGATGCCTATGAAACAAGCTGTCCACTAGAAACAAAGACCTCGAATCGAGAAGTACCGTGGTGGAACTCTAAGCTTGAAAACCTTAGAAAGAAAACCCGAATATTATTCAACAAGGCTAAAAACACCAAAAACTGGTCAGTTTACACAAAAGCCTTGACGGaatacaataaagaaataaggaGGGCCCGCAGAGCATCATGGAGGAAGCTATGTGAGGACGTCATGAGTACGACTCAAGGTGCAAGACTTCATAAAATGCTCTCGAAAACACGCCCGAACGAACTGGGAGTTCTGAAAAGACCAGATGGGACCTTCACATCCAATGAGAAGGAAACCTTGGAACTTCTAGTCTCAACCCATTTCCCTGGAGCGCTCAATCTTGAGGTTGAAGAACTTAAGGCGAGTACACCATATAGAACTCGTAGGGAGGACTGGTGTAAGTCCGCCAAAGTAATAAGACCGGCACAGGTGAAATGGGCAATTAAATCGTTCCAACCCTATAAAGCAAGTGGGGAGGATGGCATTCTTCCTATCTTCCTGCAGAAAGGAATTGACATTCTCCTTCCACATTTACTCAGGATCTACAGAGCGAGTTTTGCATGTGGACACATCCCAGAACAGTGGAATAAGGTCAAGGTACTGTTTATTCCAAAGGCtggcagaaaggactactcaATTCCAAAATCCTTCAGACCAATCAGCCTTACCTCATCCTTATTGAAAGGTATGGAGAAGGTGATAGACAGGTACATCAGAGATAAGGTTTTACCTAATAACCCCATCCACCGTACTCAACATGCCTATTGTAGAGGTAGATCTACCCCCTATTACAAGTCGTAGACAGGGTAGAAAGGGCACTTGAGGACAAACAAATTGCGCTTTGCGCCTTCCTAGACATTGAAGGAGCTTTTGATAAAACACCCATAAAGGCCTTAGTTAAGGCTTTAGCCGATAAAATGGCCGACTTTACCACGGTCAAATGGGTTGAGTCGATGCTCTCAAGTAGGATTGTTAGATTGAGGCTACATGGTGTCTTTCTTGATGTAATGACCACAAAAGGATGTCCACAAGGAGGCGTCATTTCGCCTCTACTATGGACCCTTGTCATTGATGGGCTTCTCTATAAGATGGATGAACTTCGAATTGACACTCAAGGTTATGCTGATGACCTAGTGATAATGAATCGAGGCGACAGCCAAAGTACCATCTCGTACCTTATACAAAAAGCGCTTAACATAATATCCAAATGGTGCCAAGAAAATGAACTGGCGGTTAATGCTGACAAAACTGTCCTGGTTCCTTTCACAAGGAAGCGGAAGTTGGAAGGCCTCATATCTCCGCGACTGAATAATAGATCGTTATCGTCGAGATACCGTTTTCCGACAAGGTAAGTTATCTGGGACTTACTTTAGACAAGAAACTTACCTGGAATAGTCAAGTGGACGGTATTGTGCAAAAGGCAAAATTTGCCTTAAGTAGTTGTAGTCGTCTTGTCGGCCAAAAATGGGGTCTAAAGCCCAACATGGCCCTTTGGCTGTACACAGCCATTGTAAGACCACTTATATCATATGGCTCTGTGGTCTGGTGCAGAAAAATTGCCCAAAAGACCGTTATTGCCAAATTAAGAAGCCTTCAAAGAACTGCATGCGCGATAACAACAGGAGACATGACGTCCACGCCGGGGGCAGCCCTAAATGCACTTCTGAACCTGCCGCCCCTAAACCTATATCTACAAAAGGAGGCGAGGGCCAGCATGCATAGAGTAATGACCCATATGCGGACTAACTGGCTCTCAAACTCGCTGCGGCTATTTGAGCAATTCGTACTGAGAAGTCTTGTATTAGACATGGTGAGTGACGCCATGCTGCCGAAATTTGACTTCATTAGCAACTTTAGTATTGAATTCCCCACAAGAGAGGACTGGTTAAACAATCGAATTACTTGGAAAAAAGGGAGCCTTAAATGGTATACCGATGGATCCAAGTCGGGTTCTGACGTTGGCTGTGGAATCTTCGGAGAGTGCCCCAAATTTGGCAAATCTGTCAACTTGGGAAACCTTGCCTCCGTTTTCCAGTCGGAGGTATACGCCATAATAGAATTTGCGGACACCATCCTAAATAAAGGCTACGTCGGCAAGTGTATTTATATCCACACAGATAGTCAGGCGGCTCTGTCCGCTATAGACTCCAACAGATCAGTCTCAAAGCTTGTAGACAACTGCCGGACTATACTGAATACTCTGGGAAGAATGAACAGAGTTACACTTCGATGGGTTCCAGGACATGCAGGAATCGAAGGCAATGAATACGCCGACGAACTTGCAAGAATTGGCGCTAAAAGCACTCAATTTGGCCCTGAACCCTTCTGTGGTGTCCCAAggagtcttgttaaatcaacccttgataca encodes the following:
- the LOC126979109 gene encoding uncharacterized protein LOC126979109, whose amino-acid sequence is MADFTTVKWVESMLSSRIVRLRLHGVFLDVMTTKGCPQGGVISPLLWTLVIDGLLYKMDELRIDTQGYADDLVIMNRGDSQSTISYLIQKALNIISKWCQENELAVNADKTVLVPFTRKRKLEGLISPRLNNRSLSSRYRFPTSQVDGIVQKAKFALSSCSRLVGQKWGLKPNMALWLYTAIVRPLISYGSVVWCRKIAQKTVIAKLRSLQRTACAITTGDMTSTPGAALNALLNLPPLNLYLQKEARASMHRVMTHMRTNWLSNSLRLFEQFVLRSLVLDMVSDAMLPKFDFISNFSIEFPTREDWLNNRITWKKGSLKWYTDGSKSGSDVGCGIFGECPKFGKSVNLGNLASVFQSEVYAIIEFADTILNKGYVGKCIYIHTDSQAALSAIDSNRSVSKLVDNCRTILNTLGRMNRVTLRWVPGHAGIEGNEYADELARIGAKSTQFGPEPFCGVPRSLFGTISSW